Proteins found in one Hoplias malabaricus isolate fHopMal1 chromosome 17, fHopMal1.hap1, whole genome shotgun sequence genomic segment:
- the gpm6aa gene encoding glycoprotein M6Aa, with protein sequence MEEDMDEGQTQKGCMECCLKCLRGIPYPSLIATILLYAGVALFCGCGHEALSGTVTILQNYFEVIRAPGDSLDVFTMIDIIKYVIYGIASAFFVYGILLMVEGFFTSGAIKDLYGDFKITTCGRCVSAWFIMLTYIFMLAWLGVTAFTALPVFMYFNIWTICKNTTMQETPSLCLDPRQFGVVTIGEEKTLCTGSNKFFQMCESKELDMTFHLFVCALAGAGAAVIAMIHYLMVLSANWAYVKDACKMQKYEDCKSKEEQELHDIHSTRSKERLNAYT encoded by the exons GATGTATGGAGTGCTGTCTGAAGTGTTTGCGGGGGATCCCATACCCATCCCTGATTGCCACCATCCTTCTGTATGCTGGTGTGGCTCTTTTCTGCGGTTGCGGTCACGAAGCTCTCTCAGGCACAGTCACTATCCTGCAGAATTACTTTGAGGTGATCAGAGCACCTGGAGACTCTTTGGATGTTTTTACCAT GATTGATATCATCAAGTATGTGATTTATGGCATTGCCTCGGCTTTCTTCGTCTATGGCATTCTGCTGATGGTAGAGGGTTTCTTCACCAGCGGAGCTATTAAGGACCTATACGGAGACTTCAAAATCACCACCTGTGGCCGCTGCGTCAGTGCATGG TTCATCATGCTGACATACATCTTCATGCTGGCCTGGCTGGGAGTGACCGCCTTCACTGCTCTGCCCGTCTTCATGTATTTCAACATCTGGACCATCTGCAAGAACACCACCATGCAAGAGACACCAAGCCTGTGTCTGGACCCACGCCAGTTTG GTGTCGTGACCATTGGAGAGGAGAAGACGTTGTGTACAGGATCAAATAAATTCTTTCAAATGTGTGAATCAAAAGAG ctggaCATGACCTTCCACCTGTTTGTCTGTGCACTGGCTGGGGCTGGAGCTGCAGTAATTGCTATG ATCCATTACCTTATGGTGCTGTCTGCAAACTGGGCCTATGTGAAAGACGCATGTAAGATGCAGAAATACGAAGACTGTAAGTCCAAGGAGGAGCAGGAGCTGCATGACATACACTCCACACGCTCCAAAGAGCGTCTGAACGCCTACACATAA
- the lrit3a gene encoding leucine-rich repeat, immunoglobulin-like domain and transmembrane domain-containing protein 3a gives MRRLLLAQVLLCCWRLVQPFCPSQCTCVFHSRSDGTGTRTVLCNDPDMSDIPVNVPVDTVKLRVEKTAVRRIPTEAFYYLTELQYLWVTYNSISSVDPGSFYNLKVLHELRLDGNQISTFPWEALREMPSLRTLDLHNNRLTNVPVEAAPYLLNITYLDISSNKLTTLPSDLVDIWPPFSGMLPTRNASQKIVVGLQDNLWYCDCRISKLIEMSKMTDIPVVLMDPYLSCSGPENLAGVLFQRAELDQCVKPSVMMSATKITSSLSSNVLLRCDATGYPTPTLLWSKSDGYPVNNTVVQESPGEGVRWSILSLHVIELKDAGVYRCKAKNVAGNAEGFITLSVAGMEATTVSPPLSMTKKLDESTGYIAQSLPPTTSTVLPTFTPLSSTTPKPPMTTVPLVPSLMNLDPGGGIQRSPPAGDIPAKMQQGKDVKGPGSSDKTRKKGGSFIKDIEVVEETGDSVVVLWTTEGLPNDTPLSLVYFPYDAEENKETLETEVGLGKRLLENLLPNQVYTVCLFAKGFVSGKEQCVNFSTLDTVGEDGQNKWLMIASGIACALALPLIILLLYKIVSLYCKGRSTRNTGTDEDLSKETYVKFETLTMKQRTLNGQANDLWARRQTQESERMLLCSRSSIDSQMTYKSDSSRSEYLC, from the exons ATGCGGCGTCTCCTGCTGGCTCAGGTGCTGCTGTGCTGTTGGCGGTTGGTCCAGCCTTTCTGCCCCTCACAGTGTACCTGTGTGTTTCATTCCCGCAGTGACGGAACAGGGACCAg GACTGTCCTGTGCAATGACCCGGACATGTCAGACATACCAGTGAACGTTCCGGTGGACACTGTGAAGCTTCGGGTGGAGAAGACAGCAGTCCGTCGGATTCccactgaagcattttattacCTCACTGAGCTGCAGTACCTGTGGGTCACCTACAACTCCATCAGTTCTGTGGACCCTGGGAGCTTCTACAACCTCAAAGTTCTGCACGAGTTGCGGCTGGACGGCAACCAGATTTCCACCTTCCCATGGGAAGCCCTGAGAGAAATGCCTAGCCTCAGAACCCTGGATTTACACAACAACCGCCTGACCAACGTCCCTGTGGAGGCTGCACCTTACCTGCTCAACATCACCTACCTGGATATCTCCAGCAACAAACTAACTACCTTGCCCTCAGACCTAGTGGACATCTGGCCCCCTTTCTCTGGCATGTTGCCCACCAGGAATGCTTCTCAGAAGATTGTAGTGG GTCTCCAGGACAACCTGTGGTACTGTGATTGCCGTATCTCCAAACTAATCGAGATGTCCAAGATGACAGACATACCTGTTGTACTGATGGACCCATATCTGTCCTGCAGTGGCCCAGAGAATCTTGCTGGGGTTCTGTTCCAGAGAGCTGAACTGGACCAATGTGTCAAGCCTTCAGTCATGATGTCAGCCACAAAAATCACCTCTTCTCTTAGTAGCAATGTGCTGCTGCGCTGTGACGCTACAGGATATCCCACTCCTACACTCCTGTGGAGCAAGTCAGATGGATATCCTGTCAATAACACAG TTGTTCAAGAATCTCCTGGTGAAGGTGTTCGGTGGTCCATCCTCAGTTTACATGTAATTGAGTTGAAGGATGCTGGAGTGTACCGCTGCAAGGCCAAGAATGTTGCAGGAAATGCAGAAGGCTTCATCACCCTCTCTGTAGCAGGGATGGAAGCAACAACAGTATCCCCGCCACTGAGCATGACCAAGAAGCTTGATGAGAGTACAGGATACATTGCCCAATCTCTGCCTCCTACTACTAGCACTGTACTTCCAACCTTTACTCCTTTAAGCTCCACCACACCCAAACCTCCCATGACCACAGTCCCACTTGTTCCCAGCCTGATGAACCTAGACCCAGGTGGAGGTATCCAGAGGTCTCCACCTGCTGGAGATATTCCTGCCAAGATGCAGCAAGGAAAGGATGTCAAAGGCCCAGGTAGTTCTGACAAAACTAGGAAAAAGGGAGGTTCTTTCATCAAGGACATTGAAGTGGTTGAAGAGACAGGAGATTCGGTGGTTGTGCTGTGGACAACGGAGGGTTTGCCTAATGATACACCTTTGTCTTTGGTGTACTTCCCATATGATGCAGAAGAAAATAAGGAAACACTTGAAACTGAGGTCGGGTTGGGTAAACGTCTATTGGAGAACTTGCTGCCCAACCAGGTCTACACGGTTTGCTTATTTGCCAAAGGATTTGTGTCTGGGAAAGAGCAATGTGTTAATTTTAGCACTTTGGACACAGTGGGGGAGGATGGACAGAACAAGTGGCTCATGATTGCTAGTGGAATTGCTTGTGCCCTTGCGCTGCCACTTATCATCCTTCTTCTCTATAAGATTGTGTCCCTCTACTGCAAAGGGAGAAGTACCAGAAACACTGGGACAGATGAAGACCTCTCCAAAGAGACTTATGTAAAGTTTGAGACTCTCACGATGAAACAGAGAACGCTTAATGGACAGGCAAATGACCTCTGGGCTCGGAGGCAGACACAGGAATCAGAAAGGATGCTTCTATGTTCCCGGTCAAGTATAGACTCCCAAATGACATATAAGAGTGATAGTTCACGATCAGAATACCTGTGCTAG